Proteins co-encoded in one Candidatus Methylomirabilota bacterium genomic window:
- a CDS encoding branched-chain amino acid ABC transporter ATP-binding protein/permease, producing MTGSLTSRITPLQRQRLAATVVVVAVVAYPFVDRALRTQTIHAVSDGMIYVLLALGLNIVVGYAGLLDLGYAAFFAIGAYAMGLLNSPLLGSPLHGHVWSFWVIIWISAIVSAIFGLIIGAPTIRVRGDYLAIITLAFGEIIPVAIRNMGDVTVEIGGWRPIEKLNMTGGENGVNPVGRPYLPGLHFETDPIPWSFLILIIGALSLWAMNRMRDSRLGRAWMAIREDETAADCTGVNPVKTKLLAFGLGASFAGFAGSFYAAKLSAITPGAFEFNVSIMLLCMVVLGGMGSLKGVILGGMLITLFDRILLAQLTFLVRWIGRSLGIATLTSVDLTLWRWFFFGLGLVIVMLVRPEGLAGRRVRPPDADVDEREEALALVAAPPRPQAEAIPSWLRKPGASRTSLTTTPVLDVRGLTRRFGGLVAVSEVDLVIPPAGIVGLIGPNGAGKTTFFNLVTGLLRPDQGEIRLNGESLVGLKPHQIVGRGVARTFQSIRLFQNMTVLDNVLVGEHCRLHASVAGAVFRPPAVVAEEARARGRARDLLGFVGLGDKEGELAKNLAYGDQRRLEIARALATEPRLLLLDEPTAGMNPRETDALTELIGLLRRELGLAVLLIEHHMEVVMGISDRITVLDYGTRIAEGTPAEIRQNPKVIEAYLGKGYEQELVTP from the coding sequence GTGACGGGAAGCCTGACCTCGCGGATCACCCCGCTGCAGCGGCAACGGCTGGCGGCGACCGTCGTGGTCGTGGCCGTCGTGGCCTATCCGTTCGTGGACCGCGCCCTGCGGACCCAGACGATTCACGCGGTCTCGGACGGCATGATCTACGTCCTCCTCGCCCTCGGGCTGAACATCGTAGTCGGCTACGCCGGGCTCCTCGACCTCGGCTACGCGGCCTTCTTCGCGATCGGCGCCTACGCCATGGGTCTGCTGAACTCCCCGCTCCTCGGCTCGCCGCTCCACGGGCACGTCTGGAGCTTCTGGGTCATCATCTGGATCTCGGCGATCGTCTCGGCGATCTTCGGCCTCATCATCGGGGCCCCGACCATCCGGGTCCGGGGGGACTACCTCGCCATCATCACCCTCGCCTTCGGCGAGATCATCCCGGTGGCGATCCGCAACATGGGGGACGTCACCGTCGAGATCGGAGGCTGGCGGCCGATCGAGAAGCTGAACATGACCGGGGGCGAGAACGGCGTGAACCCGGTCGGTCGGCCCTACCTCCCCGGCCTTCACTTCGAGACCGATCCGATCCCCTGGTCCTTCCTCATCCTGATCATCGGCGCGCTCTCGCTGTGGGCCATGAACCGCATGCGCGACTCGCGGCTCGGCCGGGCCTGGATGGCCATCCGCGAGGACGAGACGGCGGCCGACTGCACGGGGGTGAACCCGGTCAAGACCAAGCTCCTCGCCTTCGGGCTCGGCGCGTCCTTCGCCGGCTTCGCGGGCTCGTTCTATGCGGCCAAGCTGTCGGCCATCACGCCCGGGGCCTTCGAGTTCAACGTCTCGATCATGCTCCTGTGCATGGTCGTGCTGGGGGGCATGGGAAGCCTCAAGGGCGTCATCCTGGGCGGCATGCTGATCACGCTCTTCGATCGGATCCTTCTCGCTCAGCTGACATTCCTGGTGCGCTGGATCGGTCGGTCGCTGGGTATCGCCACCCTCACGAGCGTCGATCTCACGCTCTGGCGCTGGTTCTTCTTCGGCCTGGGCCTGGTCATCGTCATGCTGGTCAGGCCGGAGGGGCTGGCGGGACGGCGCGTGCGCCCGCCTGACGCCGACGTGGACGAGCGGGAGGAGGCTCTCGCGCTCGTGGCCGCGCCGCCGCGCCCGCAGGCAGAGGCGATCCCGTCCTGGCTGCGGAAGCCTGGAGCGTCGCGAACGAGCCTGACCACGACTCCTGTTCTCGACGTGCGGGGCCTGACGCGGCGCTTCGGGGGCCTCGTGGCGGTGAGCGAGGTGGACCTCGTCATCCCGCCCGCGGGCATCGTCGGGCTGATCGGACCGAACGGCGCCGGGAAGACGACGTTCTTCAACCTCGTCACCGGGCTGCTCCGGCCGGACCAGGGGGAGATTCGATTGAATGGCGAGAGCCTGGTCGGGCTGAAGCCCCATCAGATCGTCGGGCGCGGCGTCGCCCGCACCTTTCAGTCCATCCGGCTCTTCCAGAACATGACCGTGCTCGACAACGTCCTCGTGGGCGAGCATTGCCGGCTCCACGCCTCGGTGGCGGGCGCCGTCTTCCGCCCGCCCGCCGTCGTCGCCGAGGAAGCCCGCGCTCGCGGCCGGGCGCGAGATCTCCTCGGCTTCGTGGGTCTGGGCGACAAGGAGGGCGAGCTGGCCAAGAATCTGGCCTACGGCGATCAGCGCCGGCTCGAGATCGCGCGGGCCCTGGCTACCGAGCCCAGGCTCTTGCTGCTCGACGAGCCGACCGCGGGAATGAACCCGCGGGAGACCGACGCCCTCACCGAGCTGATCGGGCTCCTGCGGCGCGAGCTCGGACTCGCGGTCCTGCTCATCGAGCATCACATGGAGGTGGTGATGGGGATCTCCGACCGCATCACCGTGCTCGACTACGGCACCCGGATCGCGGAAGGCACGCCGGCCGAGATCCGACAGAACCCGAAAGTCATCGAGGCCTATCTGGGCAAGGGCTACGAGCAGGAGCTGGTCACCCCGTGA
- a CDS encoding ABC transporter ATP-binding protein, whose translation MLELNDVHAYYGNIRALKGVSLTVARGEIVTLIGSNGAGKTTTLRTVLGTVRPLRGTVTFGGKRIDKVPTHRIARLGIAQSPEGRRIFAPMTVLENLELGAFARTDREAIPQDLERVLALFPRLRDRLGQKGGTLSGGEQQMLAMGRALMARPEMLLLDEPSMGLSPILVETIFEIIRDINRLGTTILLVEQNARMALRVAHRGYVIQTGRIVLQDAALALLRSDVVRKAYLGEK comes from the coding sequence CTGCTCGAGCTGAATGACGTGCACGCCTACTATGGCAACATTCGCGCGCTCAAGGGCGTCTCCCTGACCGTGGCGCGCGGTGAGATCGTCACGCTCATCGGCTCGAACGGGGCGGGGAAGACCACCACGCTGCGGACGGTGCTCGGGACGGTGCGGCCGCTGCGAGGCACCGTGACCTTCGGCGGGAAACGGATCGACAAGGTGCCCACGCACCGGATCGCTCGCCTGGGGATCGCCCAGTCTCCCGAGGGCCGCCGGATCTTCGCTCCCATGACGGTGCTCGAGAACCTTGAGCTGGGCGCCTTCGCGCGGACCGACCGCGAGGCGATTCCCCAGGACCTGGAGCGGGTGCTCGCGCTCTTTCCGCGGCTGCGTGATCGCCTCGGGCAGAAGGGCGGCACGCTCTCAGGCGGAGAACAGCAGATGCTGGCGATGGGTCGCGCGCTCATGGCCCGTCCCGAGATGCTGCTCCTGGACGAGCCGTCGATGGGGCTCTCGCCGATCCTGGTGGAGACCATCTTCGAGATCATCCGCGACATCAATCGGCTCGGTACGACCATCCTGCTCGTCGAGCAGAACGCCCGCATGGCGTTGCGGGTGGCGCACCGGGGCTACGTCATCCAGACGGGGCGGATCGTGCTCCAGGATGCGGCCCTCGCGCTGCTTCGCTCCGACGTCGTGCGCAAGGCTTACCTGGGGGAAAAGTAG